A genomic stretch from Engraulis encrasicolus isolate BLACKSEA-1 chromosome 10, IST_EnEncr_1.0, whole genome shotgun sequence includes:
- the tmem115 gene encoding transmembrane protein 115, producing MNRYLPVARQHFLSALASTSVVVKSICATVLLLYLLSWAVDTSYALGVTPGFLFPPNFWVWTLITHAVVERHIWGVVVNVATVMVSGRLLEPLWGALELLIFFAVVNVSAGVLVGLSYLFTYAATFDLDYLFAVRMYGAPGFLGGVLVALKQTAGDTTVLRMPQVRLKAAPALVLLVLAVLRLAGLLETAAPLAACSYGALVGWVYLRFYQRHSRGRGDMSDHFAFASFFPEALQPAVGLVATLVHAALVKMKLCRKMVKRYDVGAPSSITISLPGTDPQDAERRRQLALKALNERLKRVEDQSAWPNMEDEEDDDEDEVRTDAPLLPSRDTPAPATGTGSSQNPAAQESSIISFEDAPSHS from the exons ATGAATCGCTACCTACCCGTGGCCCGTCAGCACTTTCTGAGCGCACTAGCCAGCACCAGTGTAGTAGTGAAGTCCATCTGTGCAACAGTGCTCCTACTTTACCTTCTGTCATGGGCAGTGGACACATCGTACGCTCTTGGCGTGACACCTGGATTCCTTTTTCCTCCGAACTTTTGGGTGTGGACACTGATAACGCATGCTGTAGTGGAGCGTCACATTTGGGGCGTCGTGGTCAATGTGGCCACGGTGATGGTGTCAGGTCGCCTGCTCGAGCCCCTGTGGGGAGCTCTGGAGCTCCTGATCTTCTTCGCCGTCGTCAACGTCTCAGCGGGTGTCCTGGTTGGCCTCTCTTACCTCTTCACCTACGCCGCCACATTTGATTTGGACTACCTGTTTGCCGTGCGGATGTACGGGGCTCCTGGCTTCCTTGGCGGGGTCCTGGTTGCCTTGAAGCAGACAGCTGGGGACACGACAGTGCTGCGCATGCCGCAGGTGCGACTGAAGGCGGCGCCGGCTCTGGTTCTGCTGGTCCTGGCGGTGCTGCGGCTGGCCGGGCTCCTGGAGACGGCCGCACCTCTGGCCGCCTGCTCGTACGGTGCCTTGGTGGGATGGGTGTACCTGCGGTTCTACCAGCGGCACAGCCGGGGCCGTGGAGACATGTCGGACCACTTTGCCTTTGCGTCCTTCTTCCCGGAGGCTCTGCAGCCGGCCGTGGGGCTGGTGGCGACCCTGGTCCATGCGGCCCTCGTCAAGATGAAGCTGTGCAGGAAGATGGTGAAGCGGTATGACGTGGGGgccccctcctccatcaccatcagCCTCCCTGGCACTGATCCACAGGACGCAGAGAGGAGAAG ACAGCTGGCGTTGAAGGCCCTGAATGAGCGGCTGAAGCGCGTGGAAGACCAGTCTGCCTGGCCCAacatggaggatgaggaggatgacgaTGAGGACGAGGTGCGGACGGACGCTCCTCTGCTGCCCTCTCGCGACACCCCCGCACCAgccaccggcaccggctccagcCAGAACCCTGCTGCACAAGAGTCCAGCATCATCAGCTTTGAGGACGCCCCCTCccactcctaa